ATCATCGGCCAAGAAAACAAGTTTGACTATTCTTTAATTTACAAGCACTAGGGAATTGAGATGGCAAATGCAGTTGATACCAGATTACGCTCCTGGGTCAAGTCAATTATTTGGAGAATTATAGGTATAGTGATACTGGGTATTCTGGCTTGGTTGTTCACGCGGGATTTGAAAGAAACAACACTGATAACTATTACATTTCACACAATTAGGCTTGTGCTTTACTACTATCATGAAAGAATATGGGAAAGAATAGCTTGGGGGAGGAATACATCGAAGTCACCGGAATATAATATCTGAGGATAACATGAAGATAAACAAAGCCTATCTTTCGGAGATGGTTCAACACTGCCAGAAAGATTATCCTAACGAAGCCTGCGGAATACTGGCAGGTAAAGATGGAAAGATAGAGAAAATTTACAGGATGACCAACGCAGATAAAAGCTCAAAGACATTCTTTATGGATCCGAAAGAACAACTTAAAGTGATGAAGGAAATAAGAAATTTGGGACTGGAAATGGTGGGGATATATCACTCCCATCCTGAAACAGAGGCATATCCTTCTGCACATGATGTGGAATTGGCTTTTTATCCTGAGGTATCTTATGTGATCGTTTCATTAAAAGATAAAAATAGTCCGAATATTAGACCATTTAAGATTGAGGAAGGAAAGATTACTGAAGAGGAATTGAAGATAGAGGCAACTAACAATGAGAGTTAATTTAGGTTTAA
This region of bacterium genomic DNA includes:
- a CDS encoding M67 family metallopeptidase, with the translated sequence MKINKAYLSEMVQHCQKDYPNEACGILAGKDGKIEKIYRMTNADKSSKTFFMDPKEQLKVMKEIRNLGLEMVGIYHSHPETEAYPSAHDVELAFYPEVSYVIVSLKDKNSPNIRPFKIEEGKITEEELKIEATNNES
- a CDS encoding DUF2061 domain-containing protein, with the translated sequence MANAVDTRLRSWVKSIIWRIIGIVILGILAWLFTRDLKETTLITITFHTIRLVLYYYHERIWERIAWGRNTSKSPEYNI